One genomic window of Elaeis guineensis isolate ETL-2024a chromosome 2, EG11, whole genome shotgun sequence includes the following:
- the LOC140855579 gene encoding glutathione S-transferase U22-like, whose amino-acid sequence MATAAEKEGVVLLDLWVSPFGQRCRIALAEKGVEYEYKEENLSDKSPLLLKMNLIHKKIPVLIHHGKPICESLVTVQYIDEVWSNNPLLPSDPYERAKARFWADFVDKKVYECGTRLWKLKGEAHEEARKDMI is encoded by the exons ATGGCGACGGCGGCAGAGAAGGAGGGGGTGGTGCTGCTGGACTTATGGGTGAGTCCATTCGGGCAGCGGTGCCGGATCGCGTTGGCGGAGAAGGGTGTGGAGTACGAGTACAAGGAGGAGAATCTGAGCGACAAGAGCCCATTGCTGCTGAAGATGAACCTGATCCACAAGAAGATCCCCGTGCTCATCCACCACGGCAAACCTATCTGCGAATCCCTCGTCACCGTCCAATATATTGACGAGGTCTGGTCCAACAACCCCCTCCTCCCCTCCGACCCCTACGAGCGGGCCAAAGCACGCTTCTGGGCCGACTTCGTCGACAAGAAG GTTTATGAATGTGGGACGAGGCTGTGGAAGCTGAAGGGGGAGGCCCACGAGGAGGCCAGGAAGGACATGATCTAG